The Rhizobium sp. BT03 genome has a window encoding:
- a CDS encoding deoxyribodipyrimidine photo-lyase, translated as MTKDAAKPVILWFRKDLRLDDNQALNAAHRSGRPVIPLYISEPAAGTGPLGAAQAWWLHHSLEALDTSLRRRQGRLVLASGEALEVLCALIRESGAESVFWNRRYDPSGISIDIRIEQELEKQAIEVRSFGGQLLHDPSRLMTGNGTPYRVYTPFWRALESAGEPEPPLTAPAKLRLASELAKSERLESWTLLPTKPDWAKDFSDLWTPGEQGASERLSTFVEDALNGYKENRDFPAKQATSMLSPHLALGEISPARIWDATRGLSKRVPAADIVHFRKEIAWREFSYHLLFHFPKLASQNWNDRFDGFEWRNDDGDFKAWCRGLTGYPIVDAGMRQLWRHGWMHNRVRMIVASFLIKDLMVDWRRGEAWFRETLVDADPANNAASWQWVAGSGADASPFFRIFNPMLQGQTFDPDGDYIRAHVPELRKLGAKYIHRPFEAPKSMLDEAGITLGQTYPKPIVDHASARNRALAAYNATKDPASTRRSAPHRAG; from the coding sequence TTGACGAAGGACGCGGCAAAACCTGTCATTCTCTGGTTTCGCAAGGATTTGCGCCTTGACGACAACCAGGCTCTCAACGCGGCCCACCGCTCCGGGCGGCCGGTCATTCCCCTCTATATCAGCGAGCCCGCGGCAGGCACCGGTCCATTGGGCGCCGCGCAGGCCTGGTGGCTTCACCATTCCCTGGAAGCACTTGATACGTCGCTGCGCCGGCGGCAGGGACGGCTGGTGCTTGCGAGCGGCGAGGCGCTCGAAGTGCTCTGCGCCTTGATCCGGGAGAGTGGTGCCGAATCCGTCTTCTGGAACCGCCGCTACGATCCGTCGGGGATTTCCATTGACATCCGCATCGAGCAGGAATTGGAAAAGCAGGCGATCGAGGTGAGAAGCTTCGGCGGCCAGTTGCTGCACGACCCTTCGCGGCTGATGACCGGCAACGGCACGCCCTATCGCGTCTATACGCCATTCTGGCGGGCGTTGGAGAGTGCGGGCGAACCGGAGCCGCCGCTCACTGCGCCCGCGAAACTGCGGCTGGCATCGGAGCTTGCAAAATCGGAGCGGCTGGAGAGCTGGACGCTGCTGCCGACGAAGCCGGACTGGGCGAAGGATTTCAGCGATCTCTGGACGCCGGGCGAGCAGGGCGCGAGCGAGAGGCTCAGCACCTTCGTCGAGGACGCGCTCAACGGCTATAAGGAGAACCGTGACTTTCCGGCCAAGCAGGCGACATCGATGCTGTCGCCGCATCTGGCGCTTGGCGAGATCTCCCCTGCCCGCATCTGGGATGCGACACGCGGTCTGTCGAAACGCGTGCCGGCAGCCGATATCGTCCATTTCCGCAAGGAAATTGCCTGGCGCGAATTCTCCTATCACCTGCTGTTCCATTTCCCGAAGCTTGCCTCTCAGAACTGGAACGATCGTTTCGACGGCTTCGAATGGCGCAACGACGACGGTGATTTCAAGGCGTGGTGCCGGGGGCTGACCGGCTACCCGATCGTCGATGCCGGCATGCGCCAGCTCTGGCGCCATGGCTGGATGCACAATCGCGTGCGCATGATCGTCGCCTCCTTCCTCATCAAGGACCTGATGGTCGACTGGCGCCGCGGCGAGGCCTGGTTTCGCGAGACGCTGGTCGATGCCGATCCCGCCAACAATGCGGCAAGCTGGCAGTGGGTGGCGGGCTCGGGAGCCGACGCCTCGCCGTTCTTCCGCATCTTCAATCCTATGCTGCAGGGCCAGACCTTCGATCCTGACGGCGATTATATCAGAGCTCACGTGCCGGAGCTTCGAAAGCTCGGGGCAAAATACATCCACCGGCCGTTCGAAGCGCCGAAAAGCATGCTCGACGAGGCGGGCATCACCCTTGGCCAAACCTATCCGAAACCGATCGTCGACCATGCGAGCGCGCGCAACCGGGCGCTCGCCGCCTACAACGCCACGAAAGATCCCGCATCGACGCGCAGGTCCGCCCCGCACCGCGCCGGTTAA
- a CDS encoding HAD family hydrolase, with the protein MSLPMPRGFEKPYAAFLFDMDGTILNSIKAAERAWSDWARRQGLDVADFLPKMHGSRGVDTIARLNLPGVDPEHEARLVTEAEIADVGDVVAISGAAAFLSSLPPDRWAIVTSSPLRLARRRLEAAGLSLPKFMVTAEDVKVGKPDPQCYILGAERLGVSTQDCLVFEDVAAGITAGEAAGADVMVVTATHHDKMETPHRTLSSYDEISVRISADHKMFIVPKTVG; encoded by the coding sequence TTGTCCCTGCCGATGCCCCGTGGCTTCGAGAAGCCTTATGCCGCCTTCCTGTTCGATATGGACGGCACCATTCTCAATTCGATCAAAGCGGCCGAGCGTGCATGGAGCGACTGGGCAAGGCGTCAGGGGCTCGATGTCGCCGACTTTCTGCCGAAGATGCATGGATCGCGCGGCGTCGACACGATCGCCCGGCTGAACCTGCCGGGCGTCGATCCCGAACATGAAGCCAGGCTGGTGACCGAGGCCGAGATCGCCGATGTCGGCGATGTCGTCGCCATTTCAGGTGCTGCGGCATTCCTGAGCTCGCTGCCGCCGGATCGCTGGGCGATCGTCACCTCATCGCCTTTGCGACTTGCCCGCCGGCGGCTGGAGGCGGCAGGCCTGTCGCTGCCAAAATTCATGGTGACGGCTGAGGATGTGAAGGTCGGAAAACCCGATCCGCAATGTTATATTCTCGGCGCCGAACGCCTCGGCGTCAGCACGCAGGACTGCCTGGTTTTCGAGGATGTCGCCGCCGGCATTACTGCCGGCGAGGCGGCGGGCGCCGATGTCATGGTCGTCACGGCGACTCATCATGACAAGATGGAAACGCCGCATCGGACCCTGTCATCCTACGACGAGATCTCGGTGCGTATCTCGGCCGACCATAAAATGTTCATCGTCCCGAAGACGGTCGGATAA
- a CDS encoding ANTAR domain-containing response regulator, producing MTHLDLTILVIDENAIRASIIEEGLREAGHARVTVVHEVNGIARTIETLMPDVIIIDIENPNRDMMEHLFQLTRTVSRPIAMFVDRSDTASIEAAVDAGVSAYIVDGLKKERVKPILDMAVSRFNAFNRLRRELADARSALEERKLIERAKGILMKMRGLSEEEAFALLRQTAMNEKKKMSEIAQSVVTAAGLLM from the coding sequence ATGACGCATCTCGATCTGACAATTCTGGTGATCGACGAAAATGCCATACGCGCCTCGATCATCGAAGAAGGGCTGCGCGAGGCAGGGCATGCGCGCGTCACCGTGGTGCATGAGGTCAACGGCATCGCGCGCACCATCGAAACGCTGATGCCCGACGTGATCATCATCGATATCGAAAACCCGAATCGTGACATGATGGAGCATCTGTTCCAGCTGACGCGCACGGTCAGCCGCCCGATCGCCATGTTCGTCGACCGCTCCGACACGGCCTCGATCGAGGCTGCCGTCGATGCCGGCGTCTCGGCCTATATCGTCGACGGATTGAAGAAGGAACGCGTCAAACCGATCCTCGACATGGCCGTCAGCCGCTTCAATGCCTTCAACCGGCTGCGGCGGGAACTTGCCGATGCACGCTCGGCGCTGGAAGAACGCAAGCTCATCGAGCGCGCCAAGGGCATCTTGATGAAGATGCGCGGCCTGTCGGAGGAAGAGGCCTTCGCGCTGCTGCGCCAGACGGCGATGAACGAAAAGAAGAAGATGTCGGAAATCGCCCAGAGCGTCGTCACCGCCGCGGGACTTTTGATGTGA
- the nirD gene encoding nitrite reductase small subunit NirD, which produces MDMNWIAIGDISDIPLRGARCVKTPQGKVAVFRTAENEVFAIEDHCPHKGGPLSQGIVHAKAVTCPLHNWVISLETGKALGADQGEVRTIPVRNEDGALFIALESLLMAAE; this is translated from the coding sequence ATGGACATGAATTGGATCGCAATCGGTGACATCTCCGATATTCCCTTGCGCGGCGCGCGCTGCGTGAAGACGCCGCAGGGCAAGGTCGCCGTCTTCCGTACGGCCGAAAACGAGGTGTTTGCCATCGAGGATCACTGCCCGCACAAGGGCGGCCCGCTCTCCCAGGGCATCGTGCATGCCAAGGCCGTCACCTGCCCGCTGCACAATTGGGTGATCTCTCTGGAAACCGGCAAGGCGCTCGGCGCCGACCAGGGCGAGGTGCGGACCATACCGGTCCGCAATGAGGACGGCGCCCTGTTCATCGCGCTCGAAAGCCTGTTGATGGCGGCCGAATAA
- the nirB gene encoding nitrite reductase large subunit NirB, with protein MTEKLVIIGNGMAPGRMLEHLLERAPGRYEVTIFNAEPRVNYDRIMLSPVLSGEKDYEQIIIHGDGWYIKHGIMLYKGHKIVNIDRDAKTVTSDHGVTESYDKLVIATGSVPFIIPVPGKDLPGVITYRDLDDVQAMLLAAQSREKAVVIGGGLLGLEAAAGLAQRGMDVTVLHVMPTLMERQLDPAAGYLLQKAVEERGIKVICKANTKAIVGNGKVEGIELDDGRIIPATLVVMAVGIRPSVGLAKDAGLAVNRGIVVDAGMQTSDGDIFALGECAEVGGMVYGLVAPLYEMARIAAAHLSDDRSPAFVHADTPTKLKVTGIELYSLGDFADGDDREEIVLRDASAGVYKRLVLKDNKIIGTVLYGETADGAWFNDLKKKATDISEMRETLIFGQAYQGGSPLDPMAAVAALPDDAEICGCNGVCKGKITSTITSKGLTSLDDVRAHTKASASCGSCTGLVEQLMALTLGDGYNPAAVQPMCTCTELGHDDVRRLIKAKGLKSIPAVMQELEWKTSCGCAKCRPALNYYLVSDWPDEYADDYQSRFINERVHANIQKDGTYSVVPRMWGGVTNSNELRAIADVVDKFEIPMVKVTGGQRIDLLGIEKEDLPAVWADLGKAGFVSGQAYAKGLRTVKTCVGSDWCRFGTQDSTGLGIRIEKFMWGSWTPAKLKLAVSGCPRNCAEATCKDIGVICVDSGFEIHFAGAAGLDIKGTEVLGLVKTEDEALEHIVALTQMYREQARYLERIYKWAKRVGVEEIRRQIMGDAEKRKAYYERFVFSQKFAQVDPWSERVSGKDKHEFKPMATIGYPQAAE; from the coding sequence ATGACAGAAAAACTCGTCATCATCGGCAATGGCATGGCGCCCGGGCGCATGCTGGAGCACCTTCTCGAACGGGCGCCCGGACGCTATGAAGTTACGATCTTCAATGCCGAGCCGCGCGTCAATTACGACCGCATCATGCTGTCGCCGGTTCTCTCCGGAGAAAAGGACTACGAGCAGATCATCATTCACGGTGACGGCTGGTACATCAAGCACGGCATCATGCTCTACAAGGGCCACAAGATCGTCAATATCGATCGTGACGCCAAGACCGTCACCTCCGATCACGGCGTCACCGAAAGCTACGACAAGCTGGTGATCGCCACCGGTTCGGTGCCCTTCATCATCCCGGTTCCCGGCAAGGATCTGCCCGGCGTCATCACCTATCGCGATCTCGACGACGTGCAGGCGATGCTGCTTGCCGCCCAGTCGCGCGAAAAGGCCGTCGTCATCGGCGGCGGTCTGCTTGGCCTCGAAGCGGCGGCCGGCCTTGCCCAGCGCGGCATGGACGTCACCGTGCTGCACGTCATGCCGACGCTGATGGAGCGCCAGCTCGATCCCGCCGCCGGTTACCTCTTGCAGAAGGCGGTCGAGGAACGCGGCATCAAGGTCATCTGCAAGGCCAATACCAAGGCGATCGTCGGCAACGGCAAGGTCGAGGGCATCGAGCTCGACGACGGCCGCATCATCCCGGCAACCCTCGTCGTCATGGCCGTCGGCATTCGCCCGAGCGTCGGCCTGGCGAAGGACGCCGGCCTTGCGGTCAATCGCGGCATCGTCGTCGATGCCGGCATGCAGACCTCGGATGGCGATATCTTTGCGCTCGGCGAATGCGCCGAGGTGGGCGGCATGGTCTACGGCCTCGTCGCGCCGCTTTATGAAATGGCCCGCATTGCCGCAGCGCATCTCTCGGACGACCGTTCGCCGGCTTTCGTGCATGCGGACACGCCGACCAAGCTGAAGGTCACCGGCATCGAACTCTATTCGCTCGGCGATTTCGCCGACGGCGACGACCGCGAGGAGATCGTGCTGCGCGATGCTTCAGCCGGCGTCTACAAGCGCCTCGTGCTGAAAGACAACAAGATTATCGGCACGGTGCTTTACGGCGAGACCGCCGACGGCGCCTGGTTCAATGATCTGAAAAAGAAAGCGACCGATATTTCGGAGATGCGCGAGACGCTGATCTTCGGTCAGGCCTATCAGGGAGGGTCGCCGCTGGACCCTATGGCGGCCGTTGCAGCCTTGCCGGATGACGCGGAGATTTGTGGCTGCAACGGCGTATGCAAGGGCAAGATTACTTCGACGATCACCAGCAAAGGCCTCACGTCGCTCGACGACGTCCGCGCCCATACCAAGGCATCGGCCTCGTGCGGCTCCTGCACCGGCCTTGTTGAGCAACTGATGGCGCTGACGCTCGGCGACGGCTACAATCCGGCCGCCGTGCAGCCGATGTGCACCTGCACCGAACTCGGCCATGACGACGTTCGCCGCCTGATCAAGGCGAAAGGTCTGAAGAGCATTCCCGCCGTCATGCAGGAATTGGAATGGAAGACCTCCTGCGGCTGCGCCAAGTGTCGGCCGGCGCTCAACTACTACCTGGTCAGCGACTGGCCGGACGAATATGCCGACGACTACCAGTCGCGTTTCATCAATGAGCGCGTCCACGCCAACATCCAGAAGGACGGCACCTACTCCGTCGTGCCGCGCATGTGGGGCGGCGTCACCAATTCGAACGAGCTGCGCGCCATCGCCGATGTCGTCGACAAGTTCGAAATCCCGATGGTGAAGGTGACGGGCGGCCAGCGCATCGACCTGCTCGGTATCGAGAAGGAAGATCTGCCCGCCGTCTGGGCCGATCTCGGCAAGGCCGGCTTCGTCTCCGGCCAGGCCTATGCCAAAGGCCTGCGCACCGTGAAGACCTGCGTCGGCTCGGACTGGTGCCGCTTCGGCACGCAGGATTCCACCGGTCTCGGCATCCGCATCGAGAAATTCATGTGGGGCTCCTGGACGCCGGCCAAGCTGAAACTGGCGGTGTCCGGCTGCCCGCGCAACTGCGCGGAAGCAACCTGCAAGGATATCGGCGTGATCTGCGTGGATTCCGGTTTCGAGATCCATTTCGCCGGCGCGGCCGGTCTCGATATCAAGGGTACTGAGGTGCTCGGCCTGGTGAAGACCGAGGACGAGGCGCTGGAGCATATCGTGGCGCTGACGCAGATGTACCGCGAGCAGGCCCGCTATCTCGAGCGCATCTACAAATGGGCCAAGCGCGTCGGCGTGGAGGAAATCCGCCGCCAGATCATGGGCGATGCCGAAAAGCGCAAAGCCTATTACGAGCGCTTCGTCTTCAGCCAGAAATTTGCCCAGGTCGATCCCTGGTCGGAGCGTGTTTCCGGCAAGGACAAGCACGAGTTCAAGCCGATGGCGACGATCGGCTATCCGCAGGCTGCCGAATAA
- a CDS encoding nitrate reductase — MAAEVKTTCPYCGVGCGVIATVDEAGAVSVKGDPEHPSNFGRLCSKGSALAETIDLDGRLLHPEIAGARASWDEALDLVARRFSETIAEHGPDAVAFYVSGQLLTEDYYLANKLMKGFIGSANIDTNSRLCMSSSVAGHRRAFGADTVPGTYEDIELADLVVLTGSNLAWCHPVIYQRLAAAKAARPNMRIVVIDPRRTMTCDIADLHLAIRPDGDVALFMGLLAHLATSPAIDQNYIASHTEGFAGAFASAAALDINDLLERTGLPAMQIREFFRLFETTSKVVTCYSQGVNQSSSGTDKVNAILNCHLATGRIGRPGMGPFSLTGQPNAMGGREVGGLANMLAAHMAIENPEDRDRVQRFWESPVIAAKPGLKAVDMFRAVADGRIKALWIMATNPVVSMPDADSVESAIAACPFVVVSDILRETDTARHAQVLLPSLGWGEKDGTVTNSERRISRQRPFLDMPGDAKADWWQLAEVGRRMGFAAAFDFDAPAEIFAEHAALSAFENNGSRDFDIGARAGISSDAYEELSPFQWPQAAGTEPGITRFFADGGFYHADGKARFVAVEPPATDRTNADFPFTLNTGRIRDQWHTMTRTGKSARLSAHIAEPFAEIHPRDAIETGISSAGLVEIDSPHGKAIVRALVTDRQARGGIFAPMHWNDQFAAKARIDAVVAPITDPFSGQPASKNVAVAVRPFPASHYGFAVSATKPVTPDAAYWALAKAEGGWRLELAFDRTVEDWTAWCRAVFAIPDEIEPLGYADRQTGDLRLAFFDGETLLAALFLAREPVAVARNWAISQLSAAHDDLRKRFALVAGRPGAGRPDPGATVCSCFSVGVNQIAAAVRGGCHSVEAVGKETSAGTNCGSCRGEIGRIIDRCLAAAAE; from the coding sequence ATGGCGGCTGAGGTCAAGACCACCTGCCCCTATTGCGGCGTCGGCTGCGGCGTTATCGCCACGGTCGACGAGGCCGGCGCCGTCAGTGTCAAGGGCGATCCCGAGCATCCGTCGAATTTCGGCCGGCTCTGCTCGAAGGGCTCGGCGCTTGCCGAAACCATCGATCTCGACGGCCGGCTTCTCCATCCCGAGATCGCAGGCGCACGCGCCAGCTGGGACGAGGCGCTCGATCTGGTCGCCCGGCGTTTCTCCGAAACGATCGCCGAACACGGGCCTGACGCCGTCGCCTTCTACGTCTCCGGCCAGTTGCTGACCGAGGATTACTACCTCGCCAACAAGCTGATGAAGGGCTTCATCGGTTCGGCCAATATCGACACCAATTCCAGGCTCTGCATGTCCTCGTCCGTGGCCGGCCATCGCCGCGCCTTCGGCGCCGATACCGTGCCCGGGACCTATGAGGATATCGAGCTTGCGGATCTGGTGGTGCTCACCGGCTCCAACCTCGCCTGGTGTCATCCCGTCATCTACCAGCGCCTTGCCGCCGCCAAGGCGGCGCGACCGAACATGCGGATCGTCGTCATCGATCCGCGCCGGACGATGACATGTGATATCGCCGACCTGCATCTGGCCATCCGCCCGGACGGCGACGTGGCGCTGTTCATGGGGCTGCTTGCCCATCTGGCGACAAGCCCCGCGATCGACCAGAATTACATCGCATCCCATACGGAGGGTTTTGCCGGCGCCTTTGCTTCAGCCGCAGCGCTCGATATCAACGATCTGCTGGAACGGACCGGCCTGCCGGCCATGCAGATTCGCGAATTCTTCCGCCTGTTCGAGACGACGTCGAAGGTGGTCACCTGCTACAGCCAGGGCGTCAACCAGTCCTCGTCCGGCACCGATAAGGTCAATGCCATCCTCAACTGCCATCTGGCGACCGGCCGCATCGGCCGCCCCGGCATGGGCCCCTTCTCGCTGACCGGCCAGCCGAACGCCATGGGCGGGCGCGAGGTCGGCGGTCTCGCCAACATGCTCGCCGCCCATATGGCGATCGAAAATCCTGAAGACCGCGACCGCGTTCAGCGCTTTTGGGAATCGCCGGTGATTGCCGCCAAGCCCGGGCTGAAGGCGGTCGACATGTTCCGCGCCGTCGCCGACGGCCGCATCAAGGCGCTCTGGATCATGGCCACCAATCCCGTCGTCTCGATGCCGGATGCCGACAGCGTCGAAAGCGCGATCGCCGCCTGTCCCTTCGTCGTCGTCTCCGACATTCTGAGAGAGACGGATACGGCCCGGCACGCGCAGGTGCTTCTGCCCTCGCTCGGCTGGGGCGAGAAGGACGGCACCGTCACCAATTCCGAACGGCGCATTTCCAGACAGCGGCCGTTTCTCGACATGCCCGGTGATGCCAAGGCCGACTGGTGGCAGCTTGCCGAGGTCGGACGCCGCATGGGATTTGCCGCCGCCTTCGATTTCGACGCACCGGCCGAGATTTTCGCCGAACACGCCGCCCTGTCCGCCTTCGAAAACAACGGCAGCCGCGACTTCGACATCGGCGCCCGCGCCGGTATCTCGAGCGACGCTTACGAGGAGCTGTCGCCCTTCCAGTGGCCGCAGGCGGCAGGGACAGAACCCGGCATCACCCGCTTCTTCGCCGATGGCGGTTTCTACCATGCCGACGGCAAGGCGCGCTTCGTCGCGGTGGAACCGCCGGCAACCGATCGTACCAATGCCGATTTCCCCTTCACGCTGAATACCGGGCGCATCCGCGACCAGTGGCACACAATGACGCGAACCGGAAAGAGCGCCCGGCTGTCCGCCCATATCGCCGAACCCTTTGCCGAGATCCATCCGCGCGACGCGATCGAGACCGGCATATCGAGCGCCGGCCTTGTCGAGATCGACAGCCCCCACGGCAAGGCGATCGTCCGGGCGCTGGTGACCGATCGCCAGGCGCGCGGCGGCATTTTCGCGCCGATGCACTGGAACGACCAGTTCGCGGCAAAAGCGCGGATCGACGCCGTGGTCGCGCCGATCACCGATCCCTTTTCCGGCCAGCCGGCGTCGAAGAACGTCGCTGTCGCCGTCCGGCCCTTCCCCGCCAGCCATTACGGTTTCGCCGTCTCGGCAACAAAACCCGTAACACCTGACGCGGCCTATTGGGCGCTGGCGAAAGCCGAGGGCGGCTGGCGGCTGGAGCTTGCCTTCGACCGGACCGTCGAAGACTGGACGGCCTGGTGCCGGGCGGTTTTCGCCATTCCTGATGAGATCGAACCGCTGGGATATGCCGACCGGCAAACCGGCGACCTCCGGCTCGCCTTCTTCGATGGCGAGACGCTGCTCGCCGCATTGTTCCTTGCTCGCGAGCCGGTCGCCGTCGCGCGCAACTGGGCGATCTCGCAGCTCTCCGCCGCACATGATGATCTGAGGAAACGTTTTGCACTCGTCGCCGGTCGTCCCGGCGCCGGCAGGCCGGATCCGGGCGCCACCGTCTGCTCCTGCTTCAGCGTCGGGGTCAACCAGATCGCCGCCGCCGTGCGCGGCGGATGCCACAGCGTCGAGGCGGTGGGCAAGGAAACGAGCGCCGGAACCAATTGCGGCTCCTGCCGCGGCGAAATCGGCAGGATCATCGATCGCTGTCTTGCCGCCGCCGCGGAGTGA
- a CDS encoding CmpA/NrtA family ABC transporter substrate-binding protein, whose translation MDMMTKTAKSGGELPSPAHVNNEGPKVLRAGFIPLVDASVLIAAAEFGFAQKEGLTLDLVKDVSWANVRDRLAFRQFDIAHMLSPMPIASMLGLGSNPSPTITPFSLGRGGNAITLSTRLFDRMRDDAGLPETASALDSAHALAKTIAAMKARGEPLPTFGVTYPFSSHNYEFRYWLAAGGIDPDKDVKLVVVPPPLTSDALAAGAIDGFCVGAPWNMVASERGLGRIVAAKQDIWPSAPEKVIGMRPDWAEVHPETVSRLIVALDAAARWCDRPDNHDALAAVLADPRYIAAPVEIIRRVLAGEFSLDAKGNRRVIADYFQFHSGFANYPRPSHALWIYSQMIRWGQAEASLNKARAAASAYRPDLYRTAIGDENAPDDADIRIEGNDEGDRFMDGHVFDPTALPDYVASFAVKSALPFASHSDET comes from the coding sequence GTGGATATGATGACGAAGACCGCCAAATCAGGCGGCGAGCTGCCCTCGCCCGCGCATGTCAACAATGAAGGGCCGAAAGTGCTGCGGGCCGGTTTCATTCCGCTCGTCGATGCATCGGTGCTGATTGCGGCGGCGGAATTCGGCTTCGCGCAGAAGGAAGGCCTGACGCTCGATCTCGTCAAGGACGTCTCCTGGGCGAATGTCCGCGACCGTCTGGCATTCCGCCAGTTCGATATCGCCCATATGCTGTCGCCGATGCCCATCGCCTCCATGCTCGGCCTCGGCTCCAATCCCTCGCCGACGATCACGCCGTTTTCGCTGGGGCGCGGCGGCAATGCGATCACGCTGTCGACGCGGCTCTTCGACAGGATGCGGGATGACGCCGGATTGCCGGAAACGGCAAGCGCGCTGGATAGTGCCCACGCGCTCGCAAAAACGATCGCGGCGATGAAAGCGCGCGGCGAGCCGCTGCCGACCTTCGGGGTCACCTACCCCTTCTCCTCGCATAATTACGAATTCCGCTACTGGCTGGCGGCCGGCGGCATCGATCCCGACAAGGACGTCAAGCTCGTCGTCGTGCCGCCGCCGCTGACCTCGGATGCCCTGGCAGCGGGCGCCATCGACGGTTTCTGCGTCGGCGCACCGTGGAACATGGTCGCCTCGGAGCGCGGTCTCGGCCGCATCGTCGCCGCCAAACAGGATATCTGGCCGTCGGCGCCGGAAAAGGTGATCGGCATGCGGCCGGATTGGGCGGAAGTCCATCCTGAGACTGTTTCCCGGCTGATCGTGGCGCTCGACGCGGCAGCCCGCTGGTGCGACCGGCCGGACAATCACGACGCGCTGGCAGCAGTTCTTGCCGATCCCCGCTATATCGCCGCGCCCGTCGAGATCATCCGCCGTGTTCTCGCCGGCGAATTCAGCCTCGACGCCAAGGGCAACCGCCGCGTCATCGCCGACTATTTCCAGTTCCATTCCGGCTTCGCCAATTATCCCCGGCCAAGCCATGCGCTTTGGATTTACAGCCAGATGATCCGCTGGGGACAGGCCGAGGCCAGCCTCAACAAGGCGCGCGCCGCCGCATCCGCCTACCGCCCGGATCTCTATCGCACGGCGATCGGCGATGAAAACGCGCCCGATGACGCCGATATCCGCATCGAAGGCAATGACGAGGGCGACCGCTTCATGGACGGCCACGTCTTCGATCCGACGGCACTGCCGGACTATGTCGCGAGCTTTGCCGTCAAAAGCGCCCTGCCCTTCGCCTCCCACAGCGATGAGACCTGA
- a CDS encoding nitrate/nitrite transporter → MSVIEKVQPMSDGEPAKALWISTVAFTLCFAVWTIFAIIGIRIKQDLGLNEAEFGLLVGTPVLTGSLVRIVLGIWTGRYGGRLVYTLTMLAAAVATFLLSYAQTYTQMLIAGLGVGLAGGSFAVGVAYVSPFFPAEKQGTALGIFGAGNVGAAVTKFAAPFVLLAWGWQAVAEIWAVCLALMAIVFWFTTTDDPAFRLRRERSVASKSFAEEFAPLQNVQVWRFSLYYFFAFGGFVALSLWLPRYLVGVYGFNLETAGMIAAAYSIPGSIFRAFGGVLSDKKGARSVMYAMLAVSAVATLILSLPATTITPVIFIVVIFVLGFFMSLGKAAVYKHIPAYYPESVGAVGGIVGMMGGLGGFILPIAFGFLKDMTGLWSSCFLLLFAIVAISLVWMHLSVKQLSRQGHSAPVAAT, encoded by the coding sequence ATGTCTGTCATCGAGAAAGTGCAGCCCATGTCCGACGGCGAACCAGCCAAAGCATTGTGGATCTCCACGGTCGCTTTCACCCTCTGTTTCGCGGTCTGGACGATCTTTGCGATCATCGGCATCCGCATCAAGCAGGACCTCGGCCTGAACGAGGCGGAGTTCGGATTGCTGGTCGGCACCCCGGTTCTCACCGGCTCGCTCGTGCGCATCGTCCTCGGCATCTGGACAGGACGTTACGGCGGCCGCCTCGTCTACACGCTCACCATGCTTGCCGCCGCAGTGGCGACCTTTCTGCTCTCCTACGCCCAGACTTATACGCAGATGCTGATCGCCGGCCTCGGTGTCGGGCTTGCCGGCGGCTCCTTCGCCGTCGGCGTCGCCTACGTCTCGCCCTTCTTCCCGGCGGAAAAGCAGGGAACGGCGCTCGGCATCTTCGGCGCCGGCAATGTCGGCGCGGCCGTGACCAAATTCGCCGCTCCCTTCGTTCTGCTCGCCTGGGGCTGGCAGGCGGTTGCGGAAATCTGGGCCGTCTGTCTGGCGCTGATGGCGATCGTCTTCTGGTTCACCACCACCGATGACCCGGCCTTCCGTCTTCGCCGCGAACGCAGCGTCGCCTCCAAGAGTTTCGCCGAGGAATTCGCGCCGCTGCAGAACGTTCAGGTCTGGCGTTTCTCGCTCTACTATTTCTTCGCCTTCGGAGGCTTCGTCGCCCTGTCGCTGTGGCTGCCGCGTTACCTGGTCGGCGTCTACGGCTTCAACCTCGAAACCGCCGGCATGATCGCGGCCGCCTACTCCATCCCGGGCAGCATCTTCCGCGCTTTCGGCGGCGTGCTGTCGGACAAGAAGGGTGCGCGCAGCGTGATGTATGCGATGCTGGCCGTGTCCGCCGTGGCCACGCTCATTCTGTCGCTGCCGGCGACGACTATTACGCCTGTCATCTTCATCGTCGTCATCTTCGTGCTCGGCTTCTTCATGAGCCTCGGCAAGGCCGCCGTCTACAAGCACATTCCGGCCTACTATCCCGAAAGCGTCGGCGCCGTCGGCGGCATCGTCGGGATGATGGGCGGCCTTGGCGGTTTCATCCTGCCGATCGCCTTCGGTTTCCTCAAGGACATGACCGGCCTTTGGTCCAGCTGCTTCCTGCTGCTCTTCGCAATCGTCGCGATCTCGCTCGTCTGGATGCACCTGTCCGTCAAGCAATTGTCGCGCCAGGGGCACTCGGCGCCCGTGGCTGCAACCTGA